The Xenorhabdus doucetiae genome has a window encoding:
- the rpsA gene encoding 30S ribosomal protein S1, translating to MTESFAQLFEESLQVIETRPGAIVRGVVVAIDKDVVLVDAGLKSESAIPVEQFKNAQGELEIQVGDEIDVALDAVEDGFGETILSREKAKRHEAWLMLEKAYEEAETVTGIINGKVKGGFTVELNGIRAFLPGSLVDVRPVRDTAHLEGKELEFKVIKLDQKRNNVVVSRRAVIESENSAERDQLLENLQEGMEVKGIVKNLTDYGAFVDLGGVDGLLHITDMAWKRVKHPSEIVNVGDEITVKVLKFDRERTRVSLGLKQLGEDPWVAIAKRYPESTKLTGRVTNLTDYGCFVEIEEGVEGLVHVSEMDWTNKNIHPSKVVNVGDVVEVMVLDIDEERRRISLGLKQCKANPWQQFAETHNKNDRVEGKIKSITDFGIFIGLDGGIDGLVHLSDISWNVAGEEAVREYKKGDEIAAVVLQVDAERERISLGIKQLAEDPFNNYLSVNKKGVIVTGKVTAVDAKGATVELADGVEGYLRASEASRDRVEDATQVLNVGDEVEAKYVGVDRKNRVINLSVRAKDEADEKDAIASVNKQEDTNFANNAMAEAFKAAKGE from the coding sequence ATGACAGAATCTTTTGCTCAACTCTTTGAAGAATCCCTACAGGTTATCGAAACTCGCCCAGGTGCCATCGTTCGTGGCGTCGTAGTTGCTATCGATAAAGACGTTGTATTGGTTGACGCAGGTCTGAAATCAGAATCTGCAATTCCTGTAGAACAATTCAAAAATGCTCAGGGTGAGCTGGAAATCCAAGTTGGCGATGAAATCGACGTAGCTCTGGATGCGGTAGAAGATGGTTTCGGTGAAACTATCCTGTCCCGTGAGAAAGCGAAACGTCACGAAGCATGGCTGATGCTGGAAAAAGCATACGAAGAAGCTGAAACTGTCACTGGTATTATCAATGGCAAAGTAAAAGGTGGCTTCACTGTAGAACTGAACGGTATCCGTGCGTTCCTGCCAGGTTCACTGGTTGATGTTCGCCCTGTCCGTGACACGGCTCACCTTGAAGGCAAAGAGCTTGAGTTCAAAGTCATCAAGCTGGATCAGAAACGCAACAACGTCGTTGTTTCTCGTCGTGCAGTTATCGAATCTGAAAACAGCGCAGAACGTGATCAGCTACTGGAAAACCTGCAAGAAGGCATGGAAGTTAAAGGTATCGTTAAGAACCTGACTGACTACGGTGCGTTCGTTGATCTGGGCGGCGTTGATGGCCTGCTGCACATTACTGATATGGCTTGGAAACGTGTTAAACATCCAAGCGAAATCGTCAATGTGGGCGATGAAATCACAGTTAAAGTACTGAAATTCGACCGTGAGCGTACTCGTGTATCTCTGGGTCTGAAACAACTGGGTGAAGATCCATGGGTAGCAATCGCTAAACGTTATCCAGAAAGTACTAAACTGACTGGTCGCGTAACTAACCTGACTGACTACGGCTGCTTCGTTGAAATCGAAGAAGGCGTTGAAGGTCTGGTACACGTTTCAGAAATGGATTGGACCAACAAGAACATCCACCCATCCAAAGTTGTTAACGTTGGTGACGTTGTGGAAGTTATGGTTCTGGATATCGATGAAGAACGTCGTCGTATCTCCCTGGGTCTGAAACAGTGTAAAGCTAACCCTTGGCAGCAATTTGCTGAGACTCACAACAAAAATGACCGTGTTGAAGGCAAAATCAAGTCTATCACTGACTTCGGTATCTTCATCGGTCTGGACGGCGGCATCGACGGTCTGGTTCACCTGTCTGATATCTCCTGGAACGTTGCAGGTGAAGAAGCAGTTCGTGAATACAAGAAAGGCGACGAAATCGCTGCTGTAGTTCTGCAAGTCGATGCAGAGCGTGAGCGTATCTCTCTGGGCATCAAGCAACTGGCAGAAGATCCATTCAACAATTACCTGTCTGTAAACAAGAAAGGTGTAATTGTGACTGGTAAAGTCACTGCAGTTGACGCAAAAGGTGCTACAGTTGAATTAGCTGACGGCGTTGAAGGTTACCTGCGTGCATCAGAAGCCTCTCGTGACCGCGTTGAAGATGCAACTCAAGTTCTGAACGTTGGCGATGAAGTTGAAGCTAAATATGTTGGCGTTGATCGCAAAAACCGCGTAATCAACCTGTCTGTTCGTGCAAAAGACGAAGCTGATGAAAAAGACGCTATCGCTTCTGTGAACAAACAAGAAGATACAAACTTCGCTAACAACGCAATGGCTGAAGCTTTCAAAGCAGCTAAAGGCGAATAA
- the ihfB gene encoding integration host factor subunit beta has product MTKSELIERLAEQQSHMPAKAVEDAVKEMLDHMAETLAAGERIEVRGFGSFSLHYRAPRVGRNPKTGDKVELDGKYVPHFKPGKELRDRVNIYSDS; this is encoded by the coding sequence ATGACCAAGTCTGAATTAATCGAAAGACTTGCGGAGCAACAATCTCACATGCCGGCCAAAGCCGTTGAAGATGCAGTGAAAGAAATGCTTGATCATATGGCAGAAACATTAGCCGCAGGTGAACGTATTGAAGTTCGCGGATTCGGCAGCTTTTCTCTTCACTACCGGGCTCCGCGTGTGGGTCGTAACCCAAAAACAGGTGATAAAGTGGAATTGGACGGTAAATATGTTCCCCACTTTAAACCGGGTAAAGAGTTACGTGACCGCGTGAATATCTATAGCGATAGCTAA
- a CDS encoding ComEC family protein has product MPHISLNLAALVIVLGILPLLFLAELPRQKVIQYLIFLAFCLLFFPYKTTRLISLGLLAFILGCWHAHQILSEITYFSETSRTATVMVDSVSLESITNETKENDKKARYRIRLIESNGKYIFPALYASVSWDSQELLCAGQKWQVTMKLRPVHAQLNQGSYDSQRYLLSIRQPLNGKIIKAKPLNRNCNLRQDFINKLLPEIQPLKQSGIALALAFGERAWLDKSTRLLLQQTGIAHLMAISGLHIAMASLFGWCFARIMQFFFPAKWIGFRFPLIMGWLMAILYGWLSGWGIPAVRAILGLTLWIYLRCKSQLCFSWQWALWSAALILFFDPLAILSDSFWLSFTAVMALLFWFHWMPLPARIRYGWRWAWLRGLHMQLGLMLMLLPLQLLLFQGVNIASLVANLWAVPIISFVSVPLIMLGIVGIFLPVIQPFLWQLVDYSVLFALAPLPALMHSWFETGHYPIVMTLAGWFFVVIWRFRWWRSYQWLLGICIGIIACYAKRSNDYQWRFSMLDVGHGLAVVVDKGGKAIIFDTGNRWETGSMAEKVIEPYLRWHRLTPGQIILSHDHLDHTGGMEYLMEKYPDVQIRSPSLNQAHLPCVRGEQWIWKGLNFEVLWPPEKTAIVGNNQSCVIRIDDGKHSLLLTGDLEKQGEYRLAELEKDYLHATVLQVPHHGSNTSSTSVFIRRVMPQYALASVARYSPWRLPSVKVKQRYKKAGVEWQSTAVSGQITGYFYRDHIKLEGYRQQIVSRWYHQWFGNRGDHE; this is encoded by the coding sequence ATGCCGCATATCAGTCTAAATTTAGCGGCATTAGTCATTGTGTTGGGTATTCTGCCTTTATTGTTCCTTGCGGAGCTTCCTCGACAAAAAGTCATCCAATATCTGATTTTTCTGGCATTTTGTTTACTGTTTTTTCCTTATAAAACCACGCGGCTAATATCATTAGGATTATTGGCATTTATTTTGGGATGTTGGCATGCTCATCAAATTTTATCGGAAATAACGTATTTCAGCGAAACTTCTCGTACTGCAACCGTTATGGTTGATAGTGTATCGTTAGAAAGTATAACCAATGAAACAAAGGAGAATGATAAAAAGGCGCGCTATCGTATTCGGCTGATTGAGAGCAATGGGAAATATATTTTTCCTGCCTTATATGCATCAGTATCATGGGACTCTCAGGAGTTGCTGTGTGCGGGTCAGAAATGGCAGGTGACAATGAAACTCAGGCCTGTTCATGCGCAATTAAATCAGGGTAGTTATGATAGCCAACGCTATTTACTTTCTATTCGTCAGCCATTGAATGGAAAAATTATTAAGGCAAAACCACTTAATAGAAACTGTAACCTTCGGCAAGATTTCATTAATAAATTGCTACCAGAAATTCAGCCACTAAAACAGTCGGGTATTGCGTTGGCACTGGCGTTCGGTGAAAGGGCGTGGTTGGATAAATCAACTCGCTTGCTATTACAGCAGACAGGCATTGCTCATCTGATGGCAATTTCAGGGCTGCATATTGCCATGGCCAGTTTATTTGGCTGGTGTTTTGCGAGAATCATGCAATTTTTCTTTCCGGCAAAATGGATTGGATTCCGCTTCCCATTAATCATGGGCTGGTTAATGGCAATATTGTATGGATGGCTGTCTGGTTGGGGAATTCCAGCCGTTCGGGCGATATTGGGGCTAACCCTATGGATTTATTTACGCTGTAAAAGCCAGCTTTGTTTTTCATGGCAATGGGCTTTGTGGAGTGCCGCCCTTATTTTATTTTTCGACCCTTTAGCTATTCTTTCTGACAGCTTCTGGCTCTCATTTACTGCGGTGATGGCACTGTTATTTTGGTTTCATTGGATGCCTTTGCCAGCAAGAATTCGTTACGGTTGGCGCTGGGCATGGTTGCGTGGACTGCATATGCAGTTGGGTCTGATGTTAATGCTGTTACCGTTGCAGCTTTTGTTATTTCAGGGCGTTAATATTGCCTCATTGGTGGCTAATTTATGGGCTGTCCCGATTATCTCTTTTGTCTCTGTGCCATTAATTATGTTGGGGATCGTGGGTATTTTTCTTCCTGTTATCCAACCATTCTTATGGCAACTGGTTGATTACAGCGTTTTATTTGCCTTGGCACCTTTACCTGCCTTGATGCACTCATGGTTTGAAACCGGGCACTATCCTATTGTGATGACGCTGGCAGGCTGGTTTTTCGTTGTGATTTGGCGATTCAGGTGGTGGCGATCTTATCAATGGTTATTGGGGATTTGCATCGGAATTATTGCGTGTTATGCCAAGCGTTCCAATGATTATCAATGGCGCTTCTCAATGCTGGATGTGGGGCATGGATTGGCTGTGGTCGTTGATAAGGGAGGAAAAGCAATCATTTTCGATACCGGCAATCGTTGGGAAACGGGCAGTATGGCCGAAAAAGTCATTGAACCTTATTTACGTTGGCATCGGTTAACACCAGGGCAAATCATCCTTAGCCATGATCATTTGGATCATACGGGAGGCATGGAATATCTGATGGAAAAATATCCTGATGTCCAAATCAGAAGCCCTTCGTTAAATCAGGCTCATTTACCCTGTGTCCGCGGTGAACAGTGGATATGGAAGGGATTAAATTTTGAAGTTCTCTGGCCACCGGAGAAGACAGCGATTGTGGGCAATAATCAATCTTGTGTGATCCGCATTGATGATGGTAAACACAGTCTATTATTAACCGGAGATTTGGAAAAGCAGGGCGAGTACCGTTTAGCAGAGCTTGAGAAGGATTATCTGCATGCAACCGTACTACAAGTACCTCATCATGGGAGTAATACCTCTTCTACTTCGGTATTTATACGCAGGGTGATGCCCCAATATGCTTTGGCTTCAGTCGCACGCTATAGCCCGTGGAGGCTGCCTTCAGTGAAAGTGAAACAGCGCTATAAAAAGGCCGGGGTTGAGTGGCAGAGCACCGCCGTTTCTGGTCAGATAACCGGCTATTTTTACCGCGATCACATTAAATTAGAAGGTTATCGACAACAAATAGTATCACGATGGTATCATCAGTGGTTTGGTAATCGTGGCGATCATGAGTAG
- the msbA gene encoding lipid A ABC transporter ATP-binding protein/permease MsbA, with the protein MMNDKDLSTWQTFRRLWPIITPFKVGLLVAAVALVMNAAGDTLMLSLLKPLLDEGFGKADMSVLKWMPLVVIGLMLLRGISGFVSSYCISWVSGKVVMQMRRRLFNHMMGMPVSFFDQQSTGTLLSRITYDSEQVASSSSGALVTVVREGASIIGLFILMFYYSWELSLILIVIAPIVAGVIRLVSVRFRNISKSMQNSMGMVTTSAEQMLKGHKEVLIFGGQKVETERFNKVSNHMRQQGMKMVSADSISDPIIQLIASFALAFILYAASFPEIMGALTAGKITVVFSSMIALMRPLKSLTNVNSQFQRGMAACQTLFTILDMEQEKDDGKLEIKKAKGNLEFRDVTFCYPTKDHPALNRISMTIPAGKTIALVGRSGSGKSTIANLLTRFYDVNKGGIILDGHDLREYTLASLRNQIALVSQNVHLFNDTVANNIAYASEGQFSREEIERAAEMAYAMDFIKKLDNGLDTMIGENGVLLSGGQRQRIAIARALLRDSPILILDEATSALDTESERAIQAALDELQKNRTSLVIAHRLSTIENADEIIVIEDGNIIERGNHATLLEHEGAYAQLHRMQFGQ; encoded by the coding sequence ATAATGAATGATAAAGACCTTTCTACCTGGCAGACCTTTCGCCGATTGTGGCCGATCATCACTCCTTTCAAAGTCGGTCTGTTAGTTGCGGCGGTTGCGCTGGTTATGAATGCTGCCGGTGATACACTGATGCTTTCTTTGTTGAAGCCTTTGCTTGATGAGGGTTTTGGCAAGGCAGACATGAGTGTATTGAAGTGGATGCCACTGGTTGTTATCGGGTTGATGTTGTTGCGTGGCATATCTGGTTTTGTATCAAGTTATTGTATCTCTTGGGTATCAGGCAAAGTCGTTATGCAGATGCGTCGCCGTCTGTTTAATCATATGATGGGAATGCCTGTTTCCTTCTTTGACCAGCAATCCACGGGAACGTTGCTTTCCCGTATTACCTACGATTCAGAACAGGTTGCTTCCTCCTCCTCCGGCGCATTAGTGACGGTTGTCAGGGAAGGGGCATCAATTATCGGCCTGTTTATCCTGATGTTCTATTACAGTTGGGAACTCTCCCTAATTTTGATCGTCATTGCGCCGATCGTGGCGGGGGTGATTCGTCTGGTTTCCGTGCGTTTTCGTAATATCAGTAAAAGTATGCAAAACAGCATGGGAATGGTAACAACCAGTGCCGAACAGATGCTGAAAGGGCATAAAGAGGTTTTGATTTTTGGTGGTCAAAAAGTTGAAACCGAACGTTTCAACAAAGTCAGCAATCATATGCGTCAACAGGGTATGAAAATGGTCTCGGCTGATTCCATTTCAGACCCAATTATTCAGCTTATTGCTTCTTTTGCACTGGCATTTATCCTGTATGCGGCCAGTTTCCCTGAAATTATGGGGGCGTTAACCGCAGGGAAAATCACCGTTGTATTTTCATCCATGATTGCCCTGATGCGCCCATTGAAGTCCCTGACTAACGTTAATTCTCAATTTCAACGTGGTATGGCGGCGTGCCAGACGCTATTTACTATTTTGGACATGGAGCAGGAAAAAGACGACGGTAAATTGGAAATCAAAAAGGCAAAAGGCAATCTTGAATTCCGTGATGTCACTTTCTGTTATCCAACCAAGGATCATCCTGCCCTGAACCGTATTTCCATGACGATCCCGGCGGGAAAAACCATTGCATTGGTTGGGCGCTCAGGATCAGGAAAATCGACCATTGCCAATCTCCTTACCCGTTTTTATGACGTGAATAAAGGTGGGATCATACTGGATGGCCATGACCTGCGTGAATATACACTGGCTTCACTGCGTAACCAAATTGCGTTAGTGTCGCAAAATGTACATCTATTCAACGATACGGTTGCCAATAATATTGCTTACGCCAGCGAAGGGCAATTTAGTCGTGAAGAGATCGAGCGAGCGGCAGAAATGGCTTATGCCATGGACTTTATCAAAAAGCTGGATAACGGCCTTGATACCATGATTGGTGAAAATGGCGTTTTGCTTTCCGGCGGGCAGCGTCAGCGTATTGCCATTGCCCGTGCTTTATTACGTGATTCTCCGATCTTAATTTTGGATGAAGCCACCTCAGCATTGGATACGGAATCTGAACGGGCAATTCAGGCGGCATTAGATGAATTGCAGAAGAACAGAACTTCATTGGTCATTGCCCACCGTCTTTCTACCATTGAGAATGCCGATGAAATTATTGTTATTGAAGATGGCAATATCATCGAGAGGGGAAATCATGCCACTTTGTTGGAACACGAAGGCGCCTATGCACAGTTACATAGGATGCAGTTTGGCCAATGA
- the lpxK gene encoding tetraacyldisaccharide 4'-kinase: MIERIWSGRSWLYIVLLPLSALYGLVSGLRRLSYKLGLNRSWQAPVPVVVVGNVTAGGNGKTPVVIWLVEQLQQKGYRVGVVSRGYGGKSKHYPLLVTDEVATAQAGDEPVLIRRRTGAPVAVAPKRVEAIQALLAHAPVDIVITDDGLQHYALRRDYEIVVIDGVRRFGNGCWLPAGPMRELAGRLNSVNAIIINGGTPEAGEVSMTLKGDLAVNLLTGETRKVADIPNSIAMAGIGHPPRFFATLQQLGASLQKTHAFADHQSYEKSQLLALANSRQNLLMTEKDAVKCFQFAQPNWWYLPVYADLPEEKGQKVLNDICALLPELNTANNQ, translated from the coding sequence ATGATTGAACGCATATGGTCAGGCCGTTCATGGCTGTATATCGTCTTACTCCCGTTATCAGCCCTGTATGGGCTGGTAAGCGGTTTACGTCGTTTAAGCTATAAACTAGGACTGAACCGTTCCTGGCAGGCACCCGTGCCGGTTGTGGTTGTCGGTAATGTGACGGCAGGCGGAAATGGCAAAACGCCGGTGGTGATTTGGCTGGTTGAACAGTTGCAGCAAAAAGGCTATCGGGTTGGCGTTGTTTCGCGTGGTTATGGTGGAAAATCGAAACATTATCCGCTATTGGTTACCGATGAGGTGGCAACGGCACAAGCAGGCGATGAACCTGTTTTAATTCGTCGCCGTACTGGTGCACCTGTTGCGGTAGCCCCAAAACGGGTTGAAGCTATTCAGGCATTATTGGCACACGCTCCGGTTGATATCGTCATTACCGATGATGGCCTGCAACATTATGCCTTGCGGCGTGATTACGAAATTGTGGTGATTGATGGCGTGCGTCGTTTTGGCAATGGCTGTTGGTTGCCGGCTGGCCCTATGCGGGAACTGGCAGGGCGCTTGAACAGTGTCAACGCGATCATTATCAATGGTGGCACACCGGAAGCAGGTGAAGTCTCCATGACCTTAAAGGGCGATTTGGCGGTTAACTTGCTGACGGGTGAAACACGAAAAGTCGCCGATATTCCCAATAGCATTGCGATGGCAGGCATTGGTCATCCACCGCGTTTTTTTGCGACATTACAGCAACTAGGGGCGAGCTTACAGAAAACACACGCTTTTGCTGATCATCAGTCTTACGAAAAATCTCAATTGTTAGCTTTGGCCAATAGCCGGCAAAATTTGTTGATGACAGAAAAGGACGCGGTGAAATGCTTCCAATTTGCCCAACCTAACTGGTGGTATTTACCTGTATATGCTGACTTGCCGGAGGAAAAAGGGCAAAAAGTACTGAACGATATTTGCGCCTTACTGCCAGAGTTAAATACTGCTAATAATCAATAA
- a CDS encoding Trm112 family protein: protein MDHRLLEIIACPVCHGKLSYDKENFELICKLDRLAFPFRDGIPVLLENEARALPTEENK from the coding sequence ATGGATCACCGTTTACTCGAAATCATTGCTTGTCCGGTATGTCATGGCAAGCTCAGCTATGATAAAGAAAACTTTGAACTGATTTGCAAACTTGATCGCCTCGCTTTTCCTTTCCGTGATGGCATTCCTGTGTTGTTAGAGAATGAAGCACGTGCCTTGCCGACAGAGGAAAACAAATAA
- the kdsB gene encoding 3-deoxy-manno-octulosonate cytidylyltransferase: MFTVIIPARFASTRLPGKPLADIHGKPMVVRVMERAVRSGAYRVIVATDNQDVFDAVTAAGGEVCMTSENHHSGTERLAEVIDKYQFADDEIIVNVQGDEPLIPEQIIKQVADNLAGSDAGMATLAVPIQDAEEAFNPNAVKVVMDAKGYALYFSRATIPWERDRFMQSKETIGDHFLRHIGIYAYRAGFIRRYVQWAPSPLESIEMLEQLRVLWYGEKIHVAKALQAPGAGVDTPEDLDAVRKVFTAI, translated from the coding sequence ATGTTTACCGTTATTATTCCGGCACGTTTTGCTTCAACCCGTTTACCGGGAAAACCACTGGCCGATATTCATGGCAAACCAATGGTTGTGCGTGTGATGGAACGGGCTGTCCGTTCCGGGGCTTACCGGGTTATTGTAGCAACGGATAATCAAGACGTTTTTGATGCAGTGACTGCCGCAGGCGGTGAGGTTTGTATGACAAGCGAAAATCACCATTCGGGTACAGAACGTTTGGCTGAGGTTATCGATAAATACCAATTTGCGGATGATGAAATTATTGTGAATGTGCAGGGTGATGAACCCCTTATTCCAGAACAGATCATTAAGCAAGTGGCCGATAATTTAGCTGGCAGTGATGCCGGGATGGCAACGCTTGCCGTGCCGATCCAGGATGCGGAAGAGGCATTCAATCCTAATGCGGTCAAAGTGGTTATGGATGCGAAAGGTTATGCGCTCTATTTCTCTCGTGCGACTATCCCGTGGGAACGGGATCGTTTTATGCAGTCAAAAGAGACGATTGGAGACCATTTCCTGCGTCATATTGGCATTTATGCTTATCGGGCGGGGTTTATCCGGCGCTATGTTCAATGGGCACCAAGTCCGCTGGAAAGTATCGAAATGCTCGAACAATTAAGGGTGCTTTGGTACGGTGAAAAAATTCATGTCGCAAAAGCATTGCAGGCACCCGGTGCCGGTGTAGATACACCCGAAGATCTGGACGCTGTCAGAAAAGTTTTTACCGCGATCTAA
- the elyC gene encoding envelope biogenesis factor ElyC, which translates to MLFLLKKYIGSLLMPLPLMIIVSFAALLLLWFSRWQRTGKTILSLSWLALLLLSLQPIADKLLLPVEGKYVQRYEPDATSITSHSAVPVKYIVVLGGGFTYNPQWAPSANLISNSLPRVTEGIRLYRLNPGAKMIFTGGKGVNAVSSAEVAAMVAQSLGIPVEDTIALKKPLDTEEEAAEVEKIVGQQPFILVTSANHMKRSLQFFAQRRLHPIAGPANQLAITTPLYPWEKYMPSSYYLSHTERAWYETLGQIWQAIKPANQDIGIEKSENTQ; encoded by the coding sequence ATGTTATTTCTGCTAAAAAAATATATCGGCTCGCTATTAATGCCTTTGCCGTTGATGATTATCGTCTCTTTTGCCGCCCTGCTATTACTGTGGTTCAGCCGCTGGCAAAGGACAGGGAAAACCATTTTATCACTCAGTTGGCTTGCATTGCTGTTATTGAGCTTACAGCCTATCGCAGATAAACTCTTACTCCCTGTCGAGGGAAAATATGTTCAGCGCTATGAACCCGATGCAACCTCTATCACCTCTCATTCGGCGGTGCCGGTAAAATATATTGTGGTTCTCGGCGGCGGTTTTACTTATAACCCTCAGTGGGCTCCCAGCGCTAACCTGATCAGTAACAGCTTGCCCAGAGTGACCGAAGGCATTCGCTTGTATCGCCTTAACCCCGGTGCCAAAATGATTTTCACGGGCGGTAAAGGCGTAAATGCCGTCAGCAGTGCCGAAGTTGCCGCTATGGTAGCACAATCGTTGGGGATCCCTGTAGAAGACACGATAGCCTTAAAAAAACCCTTGGATACCGAAGAAGAAGCGGCTGAGGTTGAAAAGATCGTCGGGCAACAACCTTTTATTCTGGTGACTTCTGCCAATCATATGAAAAGATCGCTCCAGTTTTTTGCACAACGCCGCCTGCATCCCATTGCTGGCCCTGCTAATCAATTGGCTATTACAACACCCCTGTATCCGTGGGAAAAATATATGCCTTCTTCCTATTACTTATCACATACAGAGCGTGCCTGGTATGAAACGTTAGGGCAAATCTGGCAAGCCATTAAACCGGCAAACCAAGATATCGGCATTGAGAAGTCAGAGAACACCCAATAA
- the cmoM gene encoding tRNA uridine 5-oxyacetic acid(34) methyltransferase CmoM — MRDRNFDDIADKFSRNIYGTTKGKIRQAVVWQDINELLNHLPQRPLRILDAGGGEGNMACQLAELGHQVILCDLSQEMIQRAKHNAKERGVLDQMQFIQSSVQEIHQHIEQPVDLILFHAVLEWITDQKEAIATLGDIITPGGALSLMFYNANGLVMRNAILGNFHLATPNVQRRRKRSLSPQNPLIPEQVYQWLTELEMEITGKTGVRVFHDYLQSRQLQNADFPALLELEQRYCRQEPYISLGRYIHVMARKPTLKSEL, encoded by the coding sequence ATGCGGGATCGCAATTTCGATGATATTGCAGACAAATTTTCACGTAATATTTACGGCACAACCAAGGGTAAAATCAGGCAGGCCGTTGTCTGGCAGGATATTAACGAATTGCTGAATCATTTGCCTCAACGCCCATTGCGTATTTTGGATGCCGGGGGCGGTGAAGGGAATATGGCTTGCCAATTAGCTGAATTGGGGCATCAGGTCATACTTTGTGATCTGTCACAAGAGATGATCCAGAGAGCGAAACATAACGCCAAAGAGCGTGGTGTTCTTGATCAGATGCAATTTATCCAAAGCTCAGTACAGGAAATTCACCAGCATATTGAACAGCCGGTTGATCTGATTTTATTTCATGCGGTATTGGAGTGGATCACTGACCAAAAAGAGGCAATAGCTACATTGGGCGATATCATCACGCCCGGTGGTGCACTTTCATTAATGTTTTATAATGCTAACGGGCTGGTCATGCGTAACGCCATTTTGGGTAATTTTCATTTGGCGACTCCCAATGTCCAGCGTCGTCGAAAACGTTCTCTATCGCCGCAAAATCCATTAATACCGGAACAGGTATATCAATGGCTGACTGAACTTGAGATGGAAATAACAGGTAAAACGGGCGTAAGAGTTTTTCACGATTACCTGCAAAGTCGCCAATTGCAAAACGCAGATTTCCCCGCGTTGCTTGAACTTGAACAGCGTTATTGCCGACAAGAGCCCTATATCAGCCTGGGGCGTTACATTCATGTGATGGCACGCAAGCCTACCTTAAAGAGCGAATTATGA